In a genomic window of Leifsonia xyli subsp. cynodontis DSM 46306:
- a CDS encoding acyltransferase family protein, whose amino-acid sequence MDVFFVLSGFLMTSILYREVDSTGRIKFFAFYRRRIRRLIPAAAATVIGATIAASYLLLGSGRFQSVLWDGLSALGFVSNWRFAIQQTDYFNQSAATSPLQHFWSLSVEEQFYLVWPLTLLTLFVLCYKRWFQ is encoded by the coding sequence GTGGACGTCTTCTTCGTCCTCTCCGGCTTCCTGATGACCTCGATTCTCTACCGCGAGGTCGACTCCACCGGCAGGATCAAGTTCTTCGCGTTCTACCGTCGACGCATCCGGCGCCTCATCCCGGCGGCGGCGGCGACGGTGATCGGTGCGACGATCGCGGCGTCGTATCTCCTCCTCGGGTCCGGCCGGTTCCAGTCAGTGCTCTGGGACGGGCTGAGCGCTCTCGGATTCGTCTCCAACTGGCGATTCGCGATCCAGCAGACAGACTACTTCAACCAGAGCGCGGCGACCTCGCCGCTTCAGCATTTCTGGTCGCTCTCCGTCGAGGAGCAGTTCTACCTCGTCTGGCCGCTCACGCTGCTCACGCTCTTCGTGCTCTGCTATAAGAGATGGTTTCAGTAG
- a CDS encoding glycoside hydrolase family 13 protein yields MRIPTPASPSSALSPSTPGREWWRSAVIYQIYPRSFADADGDGMGDLPGIAHRLPALRDLGVDAIWLSPFQTSPQRDAGYDVADYCDVDPRFGTLSDLDRLLSTAHDLGMRVIIDIVPNHSSSDHEWFRAALAAGPGSEEHGRYLFREGKGEHGELPPNNWESIFGGPAWTRVAEADGEPGEWYLHLFDKSQPDLDWTNPWVWEQFRGILRFWLDRGVDGVRVDVAHGMIKEPGLPDYTPPVERGSMGGTASGVGLEPQIGGHADEEPPTPPYFAQDGVHEIFRDWRTVLAEYEGDRVLCGEAWVEPLEKLARWVRPDEMQQTFNFGYLKTPWDAAALRTVIDRSLGVFGSVGAPSTWVLSNHDVVRHATRLALTGENLQGHGIGPLSTGIPDPAFALRRARAATALMLALPGSAYLYQGEELGLPEAIDLPDSARQDPTWFRTGGERYGRDGCRVPIPWEGADPSYGFGPGSASWLPQPASWAEHTRSSQENVPGSTLTMYRDALAARRAHDLAFGALSWVETGPDTLTFRSGKVTVVVNMGATPLPLPEGDVILVSGPLDGRSLPQDTTAWLRA; encoded by the coding sequence ATCCGCATCCCGACCCCCGCATCCCCCTCCAGCGCCCTCTCTCCGAGCACGCCCGGGCGCGAGTGGTGGCGCTCCGCCGTCATCTACCAGATCTACCCGCGCTCGTTCGCGGACGCGGACGGCGACGGGATGGGCGATCTGCCGGGAATCGCTCACCGTCTTCCGGCGCTGCGCGACCTGGGTGTCGATGCGATCTGGCTCTCCCCGTTCCAGACCTCTCCGCAGCGCGACGCCGGCTACGACGTCGCCGACTATTGCGACGTCGACCCGCGTTTCGGCACTCTCTCCGACCTCGACCGGCTGCTCTCGACCGCGCACGACCTGGGGATGCGCGTGATCATCGACATTGTCCCGAACCACTCGTCCAGCGATCACGAGTGGTTCCGGGCCGCCCTGGCCGCCGGCCCCGGCAGCGAGGAGCACGGGCGCTACCTCTTCCGCGAAGGCAAGGGCGAGCACGGCGAGCTGCCGCCGAACAACTGGGAGTCTATCTTCGGCGGCCCCGCCTGGACCCGGGTCGCCGAGGCCGACGGCGAGCCCGGCGAGTGGTATCTGCATCTCTTCGACAAGTCGCAGCCCGACCTGGACTGGACGAACCCGTGGGTCTGGGAGCAGTTCCGCGGCATCCTGCGCTTCTGGCTCGATCGCGGCGTCGACGGCGTGCGGGTGGATGTCGCCCACGGCATGATCAAAGAGCCGGGACTGCCCGACTACACCCCGCCCGTCGAGAGGGGCAGCATGGGCGGGACGGCCAGTGGCGTCGGCTTGGAGCCGCAGATCGGAGGCCACGCCGACGAGGAGCCGCCGACCCCGCCCTACTTCGCGCAGGACGGCGTACACGAGATCTTCCGCGACTGGCGCACAGTGCTCGCCGAGTACGAGGGCGACCGGGTCCTCTGCGGCGAAGCCTGGGTCGAGCCGCTCGAGAAGCTCGCCCGCTGGGTTCGCCCCGACGAGATGCAGCAGACTTTCAACTTCGGCTACCTGAAGACCCCGTGGGACGCGGCGGCCCTGCGCACAGTCATCGACCGCTCCCTCGGCGTCTTCGGCAGCGTCGGTGCGCCGAGCACCTGGGTCCTCTCCAACCACGACGTCGTGCGCCATGCCACACGCCTCGCCCTGACCGGCGAGAACCTGCAGGGCCACGGCATCGGCCCACTGTCGACGGGCATCCCGGACCCCGCTTTCGCACTCCGCCGCGCCCGCGCCGCGACCGCGCTCATGCTCGCCCTGCCCGGTTCCGCGTACCTGTACCAGGGCGAGGAGCTCGGCCTGCCCGAGGCCATCGACCTCCCCGACAGCGCACGGCAAGACCCGACCTGGTTCCGCACCGGAGGCGAGCGCTACGGCCGCGACGGCTGCCGCGTTCCGATCCCGTGGGAGGGCGCCGATCCCTCGTACGGCTTCGGTCCCGGCTCAGCCAGCTGGCTGCCCCAGCCCGCCTCCTGGGCGGAGCACACCCGCTCCTCGCAGGAGAACGTCCCCGGTTCCACGCTAACGATGTATCGGGATGCGCTGGCCGCCCGCCGCGCGCACGATCTCGCCTTCGGGGCGCTCTCCTGGGTGGAGACCGGCCCCGACACCCTGACATTCCGTTCCGGGAAGGTGACGGTCGTCGTCAATATGGGCGCCACCCCGCTGCCGCTGCCGGAGGGCGACGTCATCCTCGTGAGCGGCCCTCTCGATGGCCGTTCCCTCCCCCAGGACACCACTGCCTGGCTCCGCGCCTGA
- a CDS encoding Fur family transcriptional regulator encodes MKSKQAGRLSSWTRHSVEDALRSAGLRVTRGRLAVLSALNDRPHSGAETVLAAVQPALPGTSIQNIHNVLGDLTLAGMLRRIEPTHSPALYERRIGDNHHHIVCTLCSTVADVDCVVGHAPCLRPSEAAGFAVDTAEVTFWGLCPSCQESTAEAPSRSE; translated from the coding sequence ATGAAATCAAAACAAGCCGGTAGGCTCAGCTCATGGACACGGCACAGCGTGGAGGACGCGCTGCGCTCCGCTGGCCTGCGGGTGACCCGGGGGCGGCTCGCCGTCCTCAGCGCGCTGAACGACCGCCCCCACTCCGGCGCGGAGACCGTGCTCGCGGCGGTGCAGCCCGCACTGCCCGGCACCTCGATCCAGAACATCCACAACGTTCTCGGCGACCTCACTCTTGCCGGGATGCTGCGGAGGATCGAGCCCACCCACTCACCCGCGCTCTACGAGCGGCGGATCGGCGACAACCACCACCACATCGTCTGCACCCTGTGCAGCACCGTGGCGGACGTCGACTGCGTCGTGGGGCACGCGCCCTGTCTGCGTCCCTCGGAGGCGGCAGGGTTCGCGGTGGACACCGCCGAGGTGACGTTCTGGGGACTGTGCCCGTCCTGTCAGGAGAGCACGGCGGAAGCCCCGTCGCGCTCCGAATGA
- a CDS encoding three-helix bundle dimerization domain-containing protein — MIDEDPTTAPPAPSAADEEVAIGHAVDRLAERFPGVDRERIVELVHEHLDDFSGAPVRDFIPVLVEHDVRRRLTAEAD, encoded by the coding sequence ATGATCGATGAGGACCCGACCACCGCCCCACCTGCCCCGTCCGCGGCTGACGAAGAGGTCGCCATCGGCCACGCTGTCGATCGTCTGGCCGAGCGCTTCCCCGGGGTCGACCGCGAGCGCATCGTCGAGCTCGTCCACGAGCACCTCGACGATTTCTCCGGCGCCCCCGTGCGAGACTTCATCCCCGTGCTCGTCGAGCACGACGTGAGGCGAAGGCTCACCGCCGAGGCGGACTGA
- a CDS encoding ROK family protein — translation MIAGIETGGTKIVCGVAERGNPAEPAQTRRFPTTTPEETLGRIADFLHEVGPVEAVGVASFGPVDADPSSARFGWMTSTPKPGWADTDVLGAVRSAANAPAAFVSDVTGAAIGEFRAGAGQGARNLGYTTIGTGVGVGLILDGRPVTGNGWPELGHLLVRRHPADRFAGNCPYHGDCLEGLTAGPAVSARWGADASSFSADVRDEAFDILAYYIAQLAVTTVLTLGLDRMVLGGGVMLAPGLLERARPVLSAIAGGYGPPQLASGDPRDLLVAPGLEGSSGLVGALSLAADLVA, via the coding sequence ATGATCGCGGGTATCGAGACCGGAGGGACGAAGATCGTCTGCGGCGTTGCGGAGCGGGGGAACCCGGCCGAGCCCGCACAGACGCGGCGGTTCCCCACGACCACACCCGAGGAGACGCTCGGTCGCATCGCCGACTTCCTCCACGAGGTCGGTCCTGTCGAGGCCGTGGGGGTGGCCTCCTTCGGACCGGTCGACGCCGATCCGTCCTCGGCCCGGTTCGGCTGGATGACCTCGACGCCGAAGCCAGGCTGGGCCGACACGGATGTGCTCGGCGCGGTGCGCTCCGCCGCGAACGCACCGGCTGCGTTCGTCAGCGACGTCACCGGCGCCGCCATCGGCGAATTCCGTGCCGGCGCCGGGCAGGGCGCCCGCAATCTCGGCTACACGACCATCGGCACGGGCGTCGGTGTCGGGCTCATCCTGGACGGCCGCCCGGTGACGGGGAACGGCTGGCCGGAGCTGGGGCATCTTCTCGTGCGGCGCCACCCTGCCGACCGGTTCGCGGGCAACTGCCCATACCACGGCGACTGCCTCGAAGGACTGACCGCCGGGCCGGCCGTCAGCGCCCGGTGGGGAGCCGACGCCTCCTCGTTCTCCGCCGATGTGCGCGACGAGGCGTTCGACATCCTGGCCTACTACATCGCACAGCTCGCGGTGACGACGGTGCTCACGCTGGGACTCGACAGGATGGTGCTGGGCGGTGGCGTGATGCTGGCGCCCGGGCTGCTGGAGCGGGCCCGGCCGGTGCTGTCCGCCATCGCGGGTGGCTACGGGCCGCCCCAACTGGCCTCGGGCGACCCCCGCGATCTGCTCGTCGCGCCGGGTCTCGAGGGCTCCTCCGGGCTCGTGGGGGCGCTGAGCCTCGCCGCGGACCTCGTGGCCTGA
- a CDS encoding PucR family transcriptional regulator ligand-binding domain-containing protein yields MPATLSQLLAHPEFGLSAITPATVGDRDAPLSWAHSSELADPTPFLSPGQILLVTRVPEDVEPYVARLVTHGIAGLGFGTEVVCDGPPEALVEACTRGGLALFAVPYRTPFIAIARFVADRVAADAYARNI; encoded by the coding sequence ATGCCCGCCACCCTCAGCCAGTTGCTCGCGCACCCCGAGTTCGGGCTGAGCGCGATCACCCCTGCCACGGTCGGAGACCGGGACGCTCCGCTGTCGTGGGCGCACAGCTCCGAGCTCGCCGATCCGACGCCGTTCCTCTCCCCCGGTCAGATCCTGCTGGTCACCCGTGTGCCGGAGGACGTGGAGCCGTACGTCGCGCGGCTCGTGACGCACGGCATCGCCGGGCTCGGCTTCGGCACGGAGGTGGTTTGCGACGGGCCACCGGAGGCGCTCGTGGAAGCATGCACGCGAGGAGGTCTGGCGCTGTTCGCGGTGCCGTATCGCACGCCGTTCATCGCGATCGCGCGGTTCGTCGCCGACCGTGTAGCCGCCGACGCGTACGCGCGCAATATCTGA
- a CDS encoding catalase, whose product MSENHTTTQTGTPAGSDAHSLTAGQDGATALHDRYLVEKLAQFNRERIPERIVHAKGGGAFGEFVVTGDVTAYTKAAVFQPGAKTETVQRFSSVAGEQGSPDTWRDVRGFSVKFYTTEGNYDIVGNNTPVFFIRDGMKFPDFIHSQKRLPGSGLRDADMQWDFWTLSPESAHQVTYLMGDRGLPRSWRTMPGYGSHTYQWINAAGERFWVKYHFHALQGNEEMHGAEAEKIAGEDADYYRRDLYEAIERGDFPAWKLSVQIMPYEDAKTYRFNPFDLTKVWPHTDYPLIEVGVHTLNRNPENFFAQIEQAAFSPANTVPGIDISPDKMLMARVFSYPDAQRYRVGTNYNELPVNAPIAPVRNYSQDGAARHGFKAAEAPVYAPNSFGGPVADPALAGEGSWESDGALVRAAATLHAEDDDFGQAGSLYRDVFDAEAKERFLDTITGAVGGVQRDDIRERAIQYWTSVDADLGALLRTRLESGVADADEAAEFVGVAG is encoded by the coding sequence ATGTCGGAGAACCACACGACCACGCAGACCGGGACACCGGCCGGCAGCGACGCCCACTCGCTGACAGCGGGCCAGGACGGCGCAACCGCCCTGCACGACCGTTACCTGGTGGAGAAACTCGCCCAGTTCAACCGCGAACGCATCCCGGAGCGGATCGTACACGCGAAGGGCGGCGGGGCGTTCGGCGAGTTCGTCGTCACCGGCGACGTGACGGCGTACACCAAGGCGGCGGTCTTCCAGCCGGGCGCGAAGACGGAGACTGTGCAGCGGTTCTCCTCCGTCGCGGGCGAGCAGGGTTCGCCCGACACCTGGCGCGATGTCCGCGGCTTCTCGGTGAAGTTCTACACGACCGAGGGCAACTATGACATCGTCGGCAACAACACCCCCGTCTTCTTCATCCGCGACGGCATGAAGTTCCCCGATTTCATCCACTCGCAGAAGCGCCTCCCGGGCTCCGGACTGCGGGATGCGGACATGCAGTGGGATTTCTGGACACTCTCCCCCGAGTCCGCGCACCAGGTCACCTACCTCATGGGCGACCGCGGCCTCCCCCGCTCCTGGCGCACCATGCCCGGCTACGGCTCGCACACCTACCAGTGGATCAACGCGGCGGGCGAGCGCTTCTGGGTCAAGTACCACTTCCACGCGCTTCAGGGCAACGAGGAGATGCACGGCGCCGAGGCCGAGAAGATCGCCGGCGAAGACGCAGACTACTACCGCCGCGACCTGTACGAGGCGATCGAACGCGGCGACTTCCCGGCGTGGAAGCTCTCCGTGCAGATCATGCCCTACGAGGACGCCAAGACCTACCGGTTCAACCCGTTCGACCTCACGAAGGTGTGGCCGCACACCGACTACCCGCTCATCGAGGTCGGCGTCCACACACTGAACCGCAACCCGGAGAACTTCTTCGCCCAGATCGAGCAGGCGGCGTTCTCGCCGGCCAACACGGTCCCCGGCATCGACATCTCCCCCGACAAGATGCTCATGGCCCGGGTCTTCTCTTATCCGGACGCCCAGCGCTACCGCGTCGGCACGAACTACAACGAGCTGCCGGTGAACGCGCCGATCGCGCCTGTTCGCAACTACTCGCAGGACGGCGCGGCACGCCACGGCTTCAAAGCCGCCGAGGCACCGGTCTACGCGCCGAACTCGTTCGGCGGCCCGGTGGCCGACCCGGCCCTGGCCGGCGAAGGCTCCTGGGAGTCGGACGGCGCGCTGGTCCGCGCCGCCGCCACTCTGCACGCCGAAGACGACGACTTCGGCCAGGCCGGTTCCCTCTACCGCGACGTCTTCGACGCCGAGGCCAAAGAGCGCTTCCTCGACACGATCACCGGGGCGGTCGGCGGGGTGCAGCGCGACGACATCCGCGAGCGCGCCATCCAGTACTGGACGAGTGTGGATGCCGACCTCGGCGCGCTGCTCCGTACACGGCTCGAGTCAGGGGTCGCCGACGCCGACGAAGCGGCCGAGTTCGTGGGGGTCGCGGGCTGA
- a CDS encoding YajQ family cyclic di-GMP-binding protein yields the protein MADSSFDIVSKVDKMEADNAVNQARKEVDQRYDFKNVGASVEWSGEKILLKASTEERVKAVLEVVESKMIKRGITLKSLDTGATYPSGKEFRLEISLKNGIEQDAAKKIGKLIRDEAPKSVKSQIQGDELRVSSKSRDDLQATMALLKGADLDVALQFVNFR from the coding sequence ATGGCAGACTCCTCGTTCGACATCGTCAGCAAGGTCGACAAGATGGAGGCCGACAACGCGGTCAACCAGGCCCGCAAGGAAGTCGACCAACGCTACGACTTCAAGAACGTCGGCGCGTCGGTCGAATGGAGCGGCGAGAAGATCCTCCTCAAAGCCAGCACCGAAGAGCGCGTGAAAGCGGTGCTCGAAGTGGTCGAATCGAAGATGATCAAGCGCGGCATCACGCTCAAATCCCTCGACACAGGCGCCACCTACCCGTCGGGCAAGGAATTCCGCCTGGAGATCAGCCTCAAGAACGGCATCGAGCAAGACGCCGCCAAGAAGATCGGCAAGCTCATCCGCGATGAGGCGCCCAAGAGCGTCAAGTCCCAGATCCAGGGCGATGAGCTCCGGGTCAGCTCCAAGAGCCGGGACGACCTCCAAGCGACGATGGCGCTGCTGAAGGGCGCGGACCTGGATGTCGCGCTGCAGTTCGTGAACTTCCGGTAG
- a CDS encoding Ig-like domain-containing protein has product MRRHLAILTGAALALGLTVTGASAAVAAPPAAPAITSPAVGATLSHPQPTIVGTAVPDAVIAVTFDAGTAEESTESTTASLAGEWSLISEAALSNGAHTVQATATLGGETSPASAPVAFTVDSIAPARPLITSPANGSTVADARPVLTGTAEPNATLVVHIDGAAAGEAPIESTGAWTFVPAAALTNGPHMIQVTARDAAGNVSLPRVLSLTVDAPAPAAPVISTPAAGAVVPTGTPTIAGTAEADTTIAVTIDGVTAGTVRADGAGLWSFAPSAALAEGAHTVRATATNDSGSVSDPSDEVSFAILSTAPSDGDDDGQTAPIGSDPVAGAPATIAETGALARTGSTGALPLLWTGFALLLLGAGLTVAVRLRRATN; this is encoded by the coding sequence ATGAGAAGACATCTCGCCATTCTGACCGGTGCCGCTCTCGCCCTTGGACTCACCGTTACCGGAGCCTCGGCTGCCGTCGCGGCCCCGCCAGCCGCTCCCGCGATCACGTCGCCGGCTGTGGGTGCGACGCTCTCGCACCCACAGCCCACGATCGTGGGAACCGCCGTGCCGGACGCCGTGATCGCCGTGACGTTCGACGCGGGAACGGCGGAGGAGTCGACCGAATCGACCACTGCGTCGCTCGCGGGAGAATGGTCCCTCATCTCTGAGGCCGCCCTCTCGAACGGAGCACACACCGTCCAGGCGACGGCGACCCTCGGCGGGGAGACCAGCCCGGCCTCCGCTCCCGTCGCCTTCACGGTCGACTCGATCGCTCCCGCGCGCCCACTCATCACGAGCCCGGCCAACGGTTCGACCGTCGCCGACGCCCGGCCCGTCCTGACCGGGACGGCGGAGCCGAACGCCACGCTCGTCGTCCACATCGACGGGGCGGCTGCCGGCGAAGCGCCGATCGAGAGCACCGGAGCCTGGACGTTCGTCCCGGCGGCGGCTCTGACCAACGGCCCGCACATGATCCAGGTGACCGCGCGGGATGCTGCGGGCAACGTCTCCCTCCCCCGTGTGCTTTCCCTCACCGTCGATGCGCCGGCGCCCGCGGCCCCCGTCATCTCCACTCCCGCCGCCGGTGCTGTGGTGCCGACCGGGACGCCGACCATCGCCGGCACCGCCGAAGCCGACACGACCATCGCTGTGACCATCGACGGCGTGACCGCGGGGACGGTCCGCGCCGACGGCGCCGGTCTCTGGTCGTTCGCGCCCTCCGCCGCGCTGGCCGAGGGGGCACACACAGTCCGTGCCACCGCCACCAACGACTCCGGTTCGGTGAGCGACCCCTCGGACGAGGTCTCCTTCGCCATCCTCAGCACCGCACCTTCTGACGGTGATGACGATGGGCAGACGGCCCCGATCGGGAGCGACCCGGTGGCCGGCGCGCCAGCCACGATCGCCGAGACGGGCGCGCTCGCCCGGACGGGATCGACCGGCGCCCTTCCGCTCCTGTGGACCGGCTTCGCTCTCCTCCTCTTGGGCGCCGGGCTGACGGTGGCCGTGCGCCTTCGTCGCGCGACGAACTGA
- a CDS encoding SHOCT domain-containing protein, translated as MWSNFWDVLWTIFWGFAFVAYLFALFAVVGDLFRDTKLNGGWKALWIVFLIFLPFLTVLVYLIARGRGMADRQAARAQQAQRQTEDYIRSVAGSPAAEIAKARQLLDSGTITAQEFERLKALALE; from the coding sequence ATGTGGAGCAATTTCTGGGACGTGCTGTGGACGATCTTCTGGGGGTTCGCGTTCGTCGCGTACCTGTTCGCCCTCTTCGCCGTGGTGGGCGATCTCTTCCGTGACACCAAGCTCAACGGAGGATGGAAGGCGCTCTGGATCGTCTTCCTGATCTTTCTGCCGTTCCTCACCGTGCTCGTCTACCTCATCGCGCGCGGCCGGGGCATGGCGGACCGCCAGGCTGCGCGGGCTCAGCAGGCGCAGCGCCAAACCGAGGACTACATCCGCTCCGTCGCGGGCAGCCCGGCCGCCGAGATCGCGAAAGCCCGGCAGCTGCTCGACTCCGGAACCATCACCGCGCAGGAGTTCGAGCGCCTGAAGGCGCTCGCGCTCGAATGA
- a CDS encoding M23 family metallopeptidase yields MSLLTEEQMRTSAAAHFSSRSVTEGEQQALDQVTLDAGTPVVRESGGVTSKRQIADLYSMRIADTFTNDPNGAIQWPFPVGVPISSFFGPRTAPTAGASSNHLGVDFTPGAGVPIRIIADGVVRDVVTRGDGCGVNVTIDHMIGGKLVSSKYCHMQTGSARVSVGQRVTVGEIVGLVGNTGVSTGAHLHLEIRLNGIDSVDPYAWLKANAS; encoded by the coding sequence ATGTCGCTGCTGACCGAGGAGCAGATGCGAACGAGCGCCGCCGCACACTTCTCCAGCCGCTCGGTGACCGAGGGAGAGCAGCAGGCGCTCGACCAGGTGACACTGGACGCCGGGACGCCGGTCGTGCGCGAGAGCGGCGGTGTCACCTCGAAGCGGCAGATCGCCGATCTCTACTCGATGCGGATCGCCGACACCTTCACGAACGACCCGAACGGCGCCATCCAGTGGCCGTTCCCGGTCGGGGTCCCGATCTCGTCCTTCTTCGGACCGCGGACGGCGCCGACCGCTGGCGCGTCCAGCAACCACCTCGGTGTCGACTTCACTCCGGGCGCGGGCGTGCCGATTCGGATCATCGCGGACGGGGTGGTGCGCGATGTGGTCACACGCGGCGATGGCTGCGGCGTGAACGTGACGATCGACCACATGATCGGCGGCAAGCTCGTCAGCAGCAAGTACTGCCACATGCAGACGGGGTCCGCGCGGGTCTCCGTGGGCCAGCGGGTGACGGTCGGAGAGATCGTCGGCCTCGTCGGCAACACCGGCGTGTCGACCGGCGCGCACCTCCACCTTGAGATCCGCCTCAACGGGATCGACTCGGTCGACCCCTACGCCTGGCTCAAAGCCAACGCCTCCTAG
- a CDS encoding NAD-dependent succinate-semialdehyde dehydrogenase encodes MTLPDSDPTAREADLLDRVPSGLFIGGVWEESSRDPIEVRDPATGRVIKRIADANPDDGLRALDAAVAAADEWAATAPRVRAEILRRAFELLQERRRDFALLMTLEMGKPLAEANGEVAYGGEFLRWFSEEAVRITGRYGSTPEGTGTMVVSQLPVGPCFFITPWNFPLAMATRKIAPALAAGCTVVVKPAELTPLTTLAFAQLLADAGLPDGVVNVVQTSASGAVSAPIIADPRLRKLSFTGSTPVGRTLLAQAAQNVLRTSMELGGNAPFVVFEDADLEAAVEGAMVAKFRNIGQACTAANRFIVHESVVGEFASRITERVRAMRVGRGTEEGVSIGPVIDGRAADSLAALVGDAVGRGARVLTGGSRMAGAGTFFEPTVLVEVMPGSEILRKEIFGPVLAIASFSSEEEAVARANDTEYGLVSYVFTRDLARGQRMIEGLQTGMMGLNTGLVSNAAAPFGGVKQSGLGREGGVEGIHEYLDTKYTLIPV; translated from the coding sequence ATGACTCTCCCCGACTCCGACCCGACCGCCCGCGAGGCCGATCTCCTCGACCGCGTGCCGTCCGGCCTCTTCATCGGTGGCGTGTGGGAGGAAAGCTCCCGCGACCCGATCGAGGTGCGGGACCCCGCCACCGGACGCGTGATCAAGCGGATCGCCGACGCGAATCCGGACGATGGCCTCCGTGCTCTGGACGCCGCCGTCGCCGCCGCCGACGAGTGGGCGGCCACTGCGCCGCGGGTCCGCGCCGAGATCCTGCGCCGCGCCTTCGAGCTGCTGCAGGAGCGCCGGAGGGACTTCGCACTGCTGATGACGCTCGAGATGGGCAAGCCGCTGGCCGAGGCGAACGGCGAGGTCGCCTACGGCGGTGAGTTCCTGCGCTGGTTCTCCGAGGAGGCCGTCCGCATCACCGGCCGCTACGGCTCGACCCCCGAGGGCACCGGCACGATGGTCGTCTCGCAGCTACCGGTCGGACCGTGCTTCTTCATCACGCCGTGGAACTTCCCGCTCGCGATGGCGACCCGGAAGATCGCTCCCGCTCTCGCCGCCGGCTGCACCGTCGTCGTCAAGCCCGCCGAGCTCACCCCGCTCACGACGCTCGCCTTCGCGCAGCTCCTCGCCGACGCGGGCCTGCCGGACGGGGTGGTGAACGTCGTGCAGACCAGCGCCTCCGGAGCCGTCTCGGCCCCCATCATCGCGGACCCGCGGTTGCGCAAGCTCTCCTTCACCGGCTCCACTCCGGTCGGCCGCACCCTGCTCGCCCAGGCCGCGCAGAACGTGCTGCGCACCTCGATGGAGCTCGGCGGGAACGCTCCCTTCGTCGTCTTCGAGGATGCTGATCTGGAGGCGGCGGTGGAGGGCGCGATGGTGGCGAAGTTCCGCAACATCGGTCAGGCCTGCACCGCCGCCAATCGGTTCATCGTGCATGAGTCCGTCGTCGGCGAGTTCGCCAGCCGGATCACGGAGCGGGTGCGCGCGATGCGGGTCGGCCGTGGGACGGAAGAAGGGGTGAGCATCGGTCCGGTGATCGACGGTCGGGCGGCCGATTCTTTGGCCGCGCTCGTCGGGGACGCCGTCGGACGGGGGGCCCGCGTGCTGACCGGGGGTTCGCGGATGGCCGGGGCGGGGACGTTCTTCGAGCCGACGGTGCTGGTGGAGGTGATGCCCGGCAGCGAGATCCTGCGCAAGGAGATTTTCGGACCGGTCCTCGCGATCGCTTCGTTCTCGTCCGAGGAGGAGGCTGTCGCGCGGGCGAACGACACAGAGTACGGGCTTGTCTCGTATGTGTTCACGCGGGATCTTGCTCGCGGTCAGCGGATGATCGAGGGTCTGCAGACGGGGATGATGGGGCTGAACACGGGTTTGGTTTCCAACGCGGCGGCGCCGTTCGGGGGTGTGAAGCAGTCGGGTCTGGGTCGCGAGGGCGGGGTGGAGGGCATCCACGAGTACCTCGACACGAAGTACACGCTGATTCCGGTCTGA